In the Pararge aegeria chromosome 16, ilParAegt1.1, whole genome shotgun sequence genome, CTTGGTTAAAAAAGCTAAAACTTAGTGTGTTCCGGTccaaagctttagttttaatgaaaTCTAGTCTTAGTATACTCCAAATCGCAATTTATTTCAGGTTGCCTATTGTGAAGATTGTCAAGAATTGCGGAAAAAATCGCTAGCGGCTAGCCAACTAAAATACTCTAAGACTCGATTATAGCGGACTGCGGATATATGCATACTCACTGAAAACGTTACATACATACCTGTAAGAATGCCGACATAACACCAATAAGCTTGGCTTCACCGGACTTGGCATCCACTTCATCCTTCAAGGAAACATTTGACTTATTCAAGTCATCAGGTAGCGGTGGAGGTGGTGGTGGAGGGGGTTTCATAACGGGCGACGGCAATGGCGGCTATACGAAAgacatattttttctttagacTTAATTTCTActctaatctatacttataataaaactgtaactggaagatttctgtacatttaatttattttgaaacttttgatcgggggatgctttataatcgataccaagtccaaaacagatttttgtctgtctgtctgcccggGCAttacgtaaaaactactgaacggattttaataaaatttggtatagtggtagctggtattccgagTCAACATATCCCGATAAACACAATAAgtaggatgaaattttttatcaatttttcttCATAGatttccgttaaatttgaactgattttaataattcattttttatttgaaagtgtatactaacataatacatacatgtattgtctaattttaatgaatatctgataaatattgtcggagataaaggacataaatcttcacagatactagcaGGTCGCAAAACATATGgtacgatcgaatgcatgcgtaccatcctactgatattataaaagcggaagtttgtgaggatgtatgtatggatggatggtttgGTATGgtgcaattcgtttctaggttttttttaagatattaaaacctcccGATTCAGTGCAGACgtagttgcgcgggtcagctagtataacaTAAACTGCCATATCACATATGCccacaagttatattattgtgtcgAATAAATATTGTACCTTATTCTCCAGAGAATCTTGTAATGCTTGACGTGCTATATATTGGGCTTtgaatttttctatttctttctGGGCGTCAGCTTTTATAACCTCAACTTCGTTTTTGTATGCTTCCAGTTGGAATCGAAGGCTCTCATTTTCtttctgtaaaataaaagcTACTAGTTTTAGTTAACTCAGTAGCActttaaataacagtttaagGCAAACCAATGAAGCAATGGTATAGTATgagagaaaaaataatttggcttagaattattttggttatttttggCTTAACTTCACTTTGAGTCACCTAACGACATTGTGGTAATGAAATCATAAACTGATTAGGACTTGGACCAATCTAAACCGTGTCCTTAGAGATCTTTCATCAGAGTGGTTTTTTTCCTTAAGATTTTACGACCGATCCCAAGACtggaaaatgtaaataaaatttcatcacCTATCtgtgtacccataacacaagctacgctttctacTGGGGCTACAGGGCGAtttgtgtactgtcgtaatttatttttttatattaaattatacggttatccttttaaataaaatcagcaAAAGTTAGCGCTGTCAAACACGTTCCTCAGAACACGTTTAGCCGTCGATCCTTGATTATATCACTAACAACAATATTCCATAATGGAAACTATGGAAACTTAACAATAACATGGAAATGGGTCAGCAAAATATAAGGTTATACATTGCTTGCAGAGCGAAACCTGGGAAGTAATAAATAGAACTTTATGTtacaaaaatagaaacaaaataagaaaaatcatGCAAGTAGACTAACCTTTAATTGTTGTGCTTCatcaataaaatcaaaactatTTGCTTTATTGTATCCATTAAAGTCTGATTCGTCACTAAAAAATTTTTCGCGGAATTCCTCTTTCACAGTATTAAACTCCTAAAAATAATGAGTTGCTGTAACTTTTCCTTATTAGCCTAACACAAATTCTTACAAATTATATgctaacaattaaaaaaatagcatacAAATttgatattctttattttaaatcttataagaatttgtgttaaaattttaattttagttctaaacaaaatacacaaatttaaataataagataaaaatagtatatttaattttgaccTTTTTACTTTACCTGGTAACAGCCGTTTTTCAGTGATGCTTTTTATACTTACTAGTATTACTTAAGTTAAAACTTATGCTGAGACTTCCTTAACTATTAGTGGAATATATTCACTACAAATAGTTACAATAACGATTACAGCCCAATGTACcacatacattatataaaagACATCCCAACAGCCTTATTAAGTTTCAATCAGTTACCTGTGTCATTTTTTGCCATGTTTCAATGTTCTTTCGCTGAGGTTTAGTAAAGTGATCCCAAACGCGTTGATGAGTGGCTGCATGGAACACTTTCGCCACCTGTTCGACTGAGGTTCACaaagaatttatatttagaGGTCGCTCGAGAAACATACCGTAATATCGTGACACCAACAGCCTTTAGAATGCACTGTACGTTGGATTAAATCGCACTTTTTTGTGTACCCACGGCTGTCGCCATACTTGCATAAACGTCTCGTCGCGTAGAACTTTCACGTCTCGAAGACTTACCGGAGATTTCATCGCTAGTGCATCGCATTGAAAACAATTATACCATTGTCATAgggatataaaaatacattacaggagtacttataaaataaattacataatcaCAAAATTGTCTAATCAAATGGCAATTGTCTTTATTACGAAACACCAACAACACATGTGTCCACCACACAGATGGGTCGTTTCACAAATGTCATAAAAATTTTAGGTGAACTAAATGTTTGAATGCACTGTAAAATGGCTTCTTTAATCCTTCAGATTATAACATTTGTGAAAGCATTTAAGACTTACAATCTTGGCGTGGGACACGTCCGTACTTCCTTACATACAAGTAGGTATATCGTATTGTATGCAACGGTTGCAGGTTATagtataatttccacttctaaAGCTTTCGAAATTGATCACCCGTCGGAAGCGCAGTAAGCCCAGCTCAAGAGAAAATTATAGTTGTGACTGACAGCACACCAATTGGTGTTCAGagcttatacaataataataatacccaaATCAGCATTCTGCTTCCTGCGTTTTGAAGCATTCCCGATCCGACCATATCCATCTCCATCCGTTAACGTAACTCTTTCGAAGAACGATGGTGTAATATGGGCCATATCCGTGAGACGCGATGCATGAGACGTGTCCCACCCCTTCGTTTATGTAAATGTGCCTGATGCACTGACTCTTCAAATTACCTAGAGAGATCTATTAAACTAATGGCAATACTCCCGTCCCGTACAGATGACCTTTCGTCCAAGAATTACCATTGCGGTTGAGTAGACCAgagaatagttttataatagttAGAGAGAGATACTTgacttttatcaaaatattaagttaagCTTTAAAGCCCAGTAGTCTCAATGTCTTACCTCAGAAACAATAACAATCAAGAGTAATTATGGTTATGGTGCAACTTTAGAGAGAGATGAGATTGACCATTGATCAGTCACCAAACAGGTGGCAGAATGACTAGGTAATAAGTGTgctcttctttttttaatacttacgtTGGTCAATCACATTCTGTATATGAGTTTTCACCCTTTCTTTACACTCTTGCAATTCTTCCTCTGCCTGCATTTTTTCGCCAAAGAGCCTTCGAATGTGCGAGTTTGTAGCTTGGATCATGGAATAAAATTGATTGGAAGTTTTCTTCGAGCATTCACCACGCTCTAACCATGAAATTAATGTCTGGAATAAGTAATCAAgttgttgaaaaatatatatagccaTACAACATtattgtctgcaaaatttgctACGTACAGGAAGTGTATTTGCGAAATGTTcttcgcttttaattttttcagcTAACTGAACCATGGCTGCATTTGAGAATAGTTGTATTCGCAATGGTGACGGCGAACGACAGAAGTTCATGCTTTGGCAGGCTATCGCTTCCTGCTGCGCTGTCAGCTGTTGCATTTGTTGCTGCTGCACTCTAAATGCTTGACGTTGACGTCTCTCATATTCATTCTGATCATCTCTgctctaaaaaattaaaactatttgtcAAATACGCTTTAGTTAGATGAATGGCATTACAGTTACAATTTGTTTTGACATACCAAAGCATAGTCCACATGAAGCCAGCCATTAGTAGCTtgggaatcatcatcatcatcatcatcattaacaacatcatcatcatcatcatcatcatctttatcatcccTATCTTTGGTTAAGAGTTTAATCCTATAACCAGATATAGTCATGGCTACATCTACACAACTTTCCCTATCAAACCTAATATGGCAAAAGTTCTTTTTTGACAGTCTCAATATATGAATTCTGCCGTAACGTTCAAAAATTTCTCTAACAGTACTCTCCCTTATCAGTTCAGGTAGACCACCAACAAAGATTGTTCGACACCCTGGTGGTCGCGCACGACGTGGTGGATGGGGAGAGTCATCTGTTGGGGGCATTAGTTTGCAATGTTTCAGAATTATTTCCTTATGACCTTCGCCAGTAACATTGGGAAACATCCCCATCAGAGGGTCCATCATTACACCTCTCATTAACCCCATGTCCATAGGTTGACCAGGTGGCTGCATTGGCTGAGAAGACCCCATGGCGGACATGTCAATCTGTGGCTGTAATGCAGGCATTTCCA is a window encoding:
- the LOC120630467 gene encoding ecto-NOX disulfide-thiol exchanger 2-like isoform X2 — protein: MRMNRRDKIMEHHKNDTLPNSVMNPMMMQNMMMPQGNMMMPAGMFNMMMPNAMMSNSMLQTTGMEMPALQPQIDMSAMGSSQPMQPPGQPMDMGLMRGVMMDPLMGMFPNVTGEGHKEIILKHCKLMPPTDDSPHPPRRARPPGCRTIFVGGLPELIRESTVREIFERYGRIHILRLSKKNFCHIRFDRESCVDVAMTISGYRIKLLTKDRDDKDDDDDDDDVVNDDDDDDDSQATNGWLHVDYALSRDDQNEYERRQRQAFRVQQQQMQQLTAQQEAIACQSMNFCRSPSPLRIQLFSNAAMVQLAEKIKSEEHFANTLPTLISWLERGECSKKTSNQFYSMIQATNSHIRRLFGEKMQAEEELQECKERVKTHIQNVIDQLEQVAKVFHAATHQRVWDHFTKPQRKNIETWQKMTQEFNTVKEEFREKFFSDESDFNGYNKANSFDFIDEAQQLKKENESLRFQLEAYKNEVEVIKADAQKEIEKFKAQYIARQALQDSLENKPPLPSPVMKPPPPPPPPLPDDLNKSNVSLKDEVDAKSGEAKLIGVMSAFLQVHPQGASLDYVVSYVRALFPSVSQATIHRVLQKHSGVFQRTTSGVGANIENRWTFVAFKSKG
- the LOC120630467 gene encoding ecto-NOX disulfide-thiol exchanger 2-like isoform X1 encodes the protein MSGRRDRSRSPMRMNRRDKIMEHHKNDTLPNSVMNPMMMQNMMMPQGNMMMPAGMFNMMMPNAMMSNSMLQTTGMEMPALQPQIDMSAMGSSQPMQPPGQPMDMGLMRGVMMDPLMGMFPNVTGEGHKEIILKHCKLMPPTDDSPHPPRRARPPGCRTIFVGGLPELIRESTVREIFERYGRIHILRLSKKNFCHIRFDRESCVDVAMTISGYRIKLLTKDRDDKDDDDDDDDVVNDDDDDDDSQATNGWLHVDYALSRDDQNEYERRQRQAFRVQQQQMQQLTAQQEAIACQSMNFCRSPSPLRIQLFSNAAMVQLAEKIKSEEHFANTLPTLISWLERGECSKKTSNQFYSMIQATNSHIRRLFGEKMQAEEELQECKERVKTHIQNVIDQLEQVAKVFHAATHQRVWDHFTKPQRKNIETWQKMTQEFNTVKEEFREKFFSDESDFNGYNKANSFDFIDEAQQLKKENESLRFQLEAYKNEVEVIKADAQKEIEKFKAQYIARQALQDSLENKPPLPSPVMKPPPPPPPPLPDDLNKSNVSLKDEVDAKSGEAKLIGVMSAFLQVHPQGASLDYVVSYVRALFPSVSQATIHRVLQKHSGVFQRTTSGVGANIENRWTFVAFKSKG